One genomic segment of Ferrimonas sp. YFM includes these proteins:
- a CDS encoding YdcH family protein, with the protein MLSDASFKADANRYHALDEEIRQLELRNAPIDDASMHQLKHDRAQLKDVLYRRLQQA; encoded by the coding sequence ATGTTATCTGATGCGTCTTTTAAAGCGGATGCCAACAGGTATCATGCACTGGATGAGGAGATTCGCCAACTGGAGCTGAGAAACGCCCCCATAGATGACGCCTCCATGCATCAGCTTAAACATGACAGGGCTCAGTTAAAAGACGTTCTCTACCGGCGTTTGCAACAGGCATAA
- a CDS encoding TIGR02450 family Trp-rich protein, translating into MNLFSEKYLPLSKWTATTSINNDTHFLVTYTYTDAHGHVTRVGLQGVNNRAPVEMSTEDLKDSDRWHMGWV; encoded by the coding sequence ATGAACCTGTTTTCCGAAAAGTACCTGCCGCTGAGCAAGTGGACCGCGACCACCTCCATCAACAATGACACCCATTTTCTGGTGACCTACACCTACACAGACGCCCACGGGCATGTCACCCGCGTCGGACTCCAGGGAGTGAATAACCGAGCCCCTGTTGAGATGTCCACGGAAGATCTTAAAGACTCTGACCGATGGCATATGGGCTGGGTCTGA
- a CDS encoding putative 4-hydroxy-4-methyl-2-oxoglutarate aldolase produces MLDLLPDLCDDYLSELTVLPPIFRQFGGQSIFYGSVVTIRCPEDNSLVRHWVSQPGEGRVLLVDGGGGDRRALLGDNLAKLAVDNGWSGIVVYGYVRDAATLATLPLGIQALGAMPVKTEKRGLGEEEVVVEIQGRTIRPGQYLYADDNGVVVSDRQLPISLS; encoded by the coding sequence GTGTTGGACCTTCTTCCGGATCTCTGTGATGACTATCTGTCTGAATTGACAGTCCTTCCCCCTATCTTTCGCCAATTTGGCGGCCAATCCATCTTTTACGGCTCAGTGGTGACCATCCGCTGTCCGGAGGACAACTCTCTGGTTCGCCACTGGGTGTCCCAGCCCGGTGAGGGGCGGGTGCTGCTGGTGGACGGGGGAGGCGGCGACCGTCGCGCCCTGCTCGGGGACAACCTGGCCAAACTGGCCGTGGACAATGGTTGGTCGGGCATAGTGGTTTATGGCTATGTCCGTGATGCCGCCACGCTGGCCACCCTGCCTCTGGGCATTCAGGCCCTCGGGGCGATGCCGGTGAAAACCGAAAAGCGGGGCCTGGGTGAAGAGGAGGTGGTGGTTGAGATCCAGGGGCGCACCATCAGGCCGGGGCAGTACCTCTATGCCGATGACAATGGTGTGGTGGTCTCCGATCGGCAACTGCCGATTTCTTTGTCATAA
- a CDS encoding AsmA family protein — translation MKAIKWFLIVIATLVLLLAVYIGVFLDPNAFKPQLSAKVQEATGRTLNIDGDIGWSLFPKVGLEIGGLTLGNLPGESLPPLLSVEQAVVGVNLMPLLTREVEIEEVALTGVDLNLVTLKDGRTSLDGLGGEGSAAEDSQTQAPTDQQGQMTPAGWKLGSLSLTKLNFSSDNRQTGVSRTLAVESLTLKEFEPGRAAPFEMVVKAVDPQMTLNTSASALLTVAKDFSRIQLDKWSQSISIVGDQIPNGGKLDAKVGFDADVNLASQQFALTNLDLIQGEFRLKGAGSVDLTQKRPVLNMELSGNDLVLDPWMPESTQATSEKKETAPSAPAEGEPDLSVLRQFDLYARMGLDSIKAKQWLVTKPSLDLSLVDGLFTLKQMKATAFEGTLVAKATLDSRVEPVAYDFDANLDGLSIQPLLETAVNQGVLAGRGQLSVKGNGASLAPDAVLKNLVANGRLALDDGALYGINVAQKIREVEAKLSGESIDQAAEVQKTDFSSFVTEFAMNKGVVTTPALNLASPLLRVQGQGQANLVEQEMDYAMEVSIVGSLEGQGGESLDKLKGLTIPLAIGGSFTEPSFNVDMDQLLKNKLDQEEDKLKKKLEDKLKDKLFKGFGG, via the coding sequence ATGAAAGCGATCAAATGGTTCCTTATCGTCATTGCGACCCTGGTGTTACTGCTGGCGGTCTACATCGGCGTTTTCCTTGATCCCAATGCCTTTAAGCCTCAACTGAGTGCCAAGGTCCAGGAGGCCACCGGCCGTACCCTCAACATCGACGGAGATATTGGCTGGAGCCTGTTCCCCAAGGTGGGCCTTGAGATTGGTGGCCTGACTCTTGGAAACCTGCCTGGCGAGTCTCTGCCTCCTCTGCTGTCGGTGGAGCAGGCTGTGGTGGGCGTGAACCTGATGCCTCTGCTTACCCGGGAGGTGGAGATAGAAGAGGTGGCACTGACCGGTGTGGATCTCAACCTGGTGACCCTCAAAGATGGCCGCACCAGCCTCGATGGCCTGGGAGGTGAGGGCAGCGCTGCCGAGGATTCTCAAACACAGGCGCCAACTGACCAGCAGGGGCAGATGACGCCCGCGGGCTGGAAGTTGGGCAGTCTCTCCCTGACGAAGCTGAATTTCAGCAGTGACAACCGGCAGACCGGCGTCAGTCGTACCCTGGCGGTTGAGTCCCTGACCCTGAAAGAGTTTGAACCTGGCCGCGCCGCACCCTTTGAGATGGTGGTGAAGGCGGTGGATCCCCAGATGACCCTGAACACCTCAGCGTCTGCGCTGCTGACCGTCGCCAAGGACTTCTCCCGCATTCAACTGGATAAGTGGAGTCAGAGCATCTCCATTGTCGGTGACCAGATCCCCAATGGTGGCAAGCTGGATGCGAAAGTGGGTTTTGATGCTGACGTGAACCTGGCGAGTCAGCAGTTTGCCCTGACCAACCTGGACCTTATCCAGGGTGAGTTCCGGCTGAAAGGCGCGGGCAGTGTGGATTTGACCCAGAAGCGCCCTGTGCTCAACATGGAGTTGTCGGGTAACGACCTGGTGCTTGACCCCTGGATGCCTGAATCCACCCAAGCCACCAGCGAGAAAAAGGAAACCGCGCCTTCTGCCCCTGCGGAGGGGGAGCCGGACCTGTCGGTTCTGCGACAGTTTGATCTCTATGCGCGGATGGGACTGGATTCCATCAAGGCGAAACAGTGGCTGGTGACCAAACCCAGCCTGGATCTCAGCCTGGTGGACGGCCTGTTTACCCTGAAGCAGATGAAAGCCACCGCCTTTGAGGGCACCCTGGTCGCCAAGGCCACACTGGACAGCCGTGTTGAGCCCGTTGCCTATGATTTTGATGCCAATCTGGATGGTCTCTCCATCCAGCCCCTGCTGGAGACCGCGGTCAATCAAGGGGTCCTGGCTGGCCGCGGGCAACTTTCCGTGAAAGGGAATGGCGCTAGTCTGGCACCGGATGCGGTGCTGAAGAATCTGGTCGCCAATGGTCGCCTGGCTCTGGATGATGGCGCCCTTTACGGCATCAACGTTGCCCAGAAGATTCGTGAAGTGGAAGCCAAGCTCTCTGGCGAGAGTATTGATCAGGCAGCTGAAGTGCAAAAGACCGACTTCTCCAGCTTTGTCACTGAGTTCGCCATGAACAAAGGCGTGGTCACCACCCCGGCACTGAATCTGGCGTCGCCCCTGCTGCGCGTTCAAGGCCAGGGGCAGGCCAACCTGGTTGAGCAGGAGATGGATTACGCCATGGAGGTTTCCATTGTGGGCTCTCTCGAAGGCCAGGGCGGCGAGTCTCTGGACAAGCTCAAAGGGCTGACCATTCCTCTGGCTATCGGTGGTAGCTTCACTGAGCCGAGCTTCAACGTCGATATGGATCAGTTGCTGAAGAACAAGCTGGATCAGGAAGAGGACAAACTGAAGAAGAAATTGGAAGACAAGCTTAAGGATAAGCTGTTTAAAGGCTTTGGAGGCTAA